The DNA window CGAAATTCTTAATAATATTAACAGAACTGCTCTTTCTATATAGTTTTTACCAACTAATAAGCAGTAACTAGAATTTGTTTGTCATTGGATCATATTAGTATAGAGATAGCAGGTCTGGTATTAAGAAGTTCATCATTCccatttaattgaattattgatTAGTCACCCTTTCACATTGATCTCCACTTCTAGCGACACAACGCATATTTTATGTGCTTATATTTCCAGTATAACCGACCTCTGTATGGCTAtgattgtttttgttaatTCGCAagctataattattttatatatttccatAGCAGATATATAGCAGGGAAGTGAATAGTCAACCATCTCCTTGTTTAACAGCCACATACATCATTTGCAGTTGTGGTTCCATTTTTGCAATCTCGTAGGATAAGTCGCCGGCATGGAAGCACAACAGCACGAGGAGAGGTGCTTTGAGAACCCAGGGAACAAATACTGGaagcaattaataattaattaatgtatactGATTATCAAAGAGTtacttgtgtgtgtgtgtcatttgatggaaaataattaattttcaagTCAATAAAAGGAGAATTTCTCCTACACCCCTTTTCGAAAAATTAAATCCATTACCTTGATATCATCTTATGATTGAATTGGTTCCCATCGTCCATGTATTACTGGTTATATGCAAAGCAAAATgtaatttaatattaagatgatgcaaaaaaaaatgtataacaTCAACAACCTACAAATTGCCTGGCATGGCTCATGATATGTAGACGATGCCTGGCATGGCTCATGATAACTCCAAAATAATTGTAAATCCAGCTAGGCCTATATGGAGCTGATTTTTTCAAACCACATTTTCCAAACGTATCTTTAAACCAGCATATTAATTACCTGCAAgctccataaaaaaaaactctattaaCAATCCAAATAGGGACACAAATAATATGCTTCCAAACAAGTTTCAGCTAGCACCATTAACTCCATCCGTAATTTGCTCCCACAGTTTTCCCAATCAGCAGTATTAATTGTGCAAACATCCTACCTCACTGCTATGTTCTCCCCAAGAACACATCAAAACAGGAAGCGAGATAGAGTACTGAAACTCACCAGATGTACTATCTCCCAAGGAATTAAAAAGCACAAAAAATCAGGAGAAAACTGACGTTGTGATCCTCATCGCCACATCAGGGCTTTGCAAGATAGAGTAAGGGCAAGCATAGCATGCattgagagaaagagagagagagagagagagttagTGAAGTTTGAGTCTCCCCCACGGCTCTCGCATTTGTCCATCCAGGTGGCAAAAAGGTGAGCTGGTGACACCCCTCTTGGTGCTATAAATACAGCTCCTGTCTTCCTCCATTTCTATCAACACATGCAGTGCATGCCTTCAAGGTTTCATTCATCACTTGAGTGAGTCCAGTGTGAGAGGATAGTTAGTCAAATCTAGTTGTAGCTAGCAAGCTAGGAAGATGGCTGGCTCTGGAGTTTTCATGACCTTGTTGAACGTTACCACGGTGCACCTCCCGACTGGGTATGTTTTCCGCCCCAGCGATGGTGAGCTTGTCCTCCACTACCTATACCGTCGTGCCATTCAGGTGCCACTGTTGTGCGACTTCATCATTGATGTCGAGATCTTGCGGCACAACCCTTGGGATATTGTTCGaggtaaatatattttgatagaaacttttttactCCAATTAACATTATTGAACCAAATCTTTACCAAtttctttgattaattttcttaatctctAGCCTCACCTCTGATAGAATGCTTGTAGGTGTTTCGATGGTTGATTTATCGTTGTACTCTTTTTGTCTCAactcttatttaatttcttggGTTCATATCGTTATATGGAGTAGTGGACGAGAAGAATGGGAAGCACTTCTTCACCCGCAAGGAAAGAAAGCACCCTGGCGACCACCGCAGCAACCGTGCCACCGGCAATGGTTTCTGGAGGTCAGCAGGCTCAGAGGCACCGGTGTAGTACAGCGCCGGTGGTGGCGCTGAAGAAGTGCTGGTGGGGATGAAGCGCACCCTGGTCTTCCACTATGGGAAGCCTTCATCCGCGGAGCGCACTGAATGGGCAATGCAAGAGTTCCGACTAGCATGTTGATCTGCATGTTGAACGTATtggatgatatttttattaagttgatCTGCATGTTGAACGTATGTGGTAGATTATTAGTAAAAAAGTATAGGTTTGTGAGGCTCGTCTTGCATAATAGGAAAATATGATGAATATATTAGTCATCTTGGCTAGTGATCCCATATATTTGAGTTGGTTGTTGTTataattgattaaatttaatcaCAAGGCGCGAGATTTATAACATAACCAAAATTGTCGATATCCAAAAAGGGTGTGTTCTCGGCTTGAGTTTTTATTGGTGGAAATTTCTACTGAACACCACAGGTTGTTATGCCCTTAGTCCTGGGGTGTCTGAAAATCCAAAGTTTACAGGATGTATACGAGGTTCAAATTTGTCGAGATGCAGATATGGGTTATATCATCAGTTCATTgcttgaatacaatgcatggtTAATTCCTTGGTCCCAGCCTCCCAGGCTGGGATGTTTGTAGCAAGCATGTCTAGTCTCTACATTTTAATGACAATTGACAGTCTGCAGTATATTGGTCAAATTGACTGGGGCATGACACACAGGGCCCATttaattccaaattttttttacaaaaacatcacattgaatctttggatatctaaatggagcattaaacatagatgaaaaaaactaattacacagttaagagagaaaatcatgagacgaatcttttgagcctaattagtccacgaatagctataagtgctacagtaagccacatgtgctaataacggattaattagactcaaatgattcgtctcacggtttccagacgagctataaaattcattttttcattcgtgttcaaAAACCACTTccaacatctggtcaaacgtctgacgtgacacccaaaaattttctttccgcaaactaaacagggcctcatTTGTCCACATCAGAACAAAAATTGGACATATAGCCAACGTTACCAAATTCGGTCACTGGTTGATTCTCATAAAATTGGCATGCATccaattttttctttactatACTAGTACACACTACTTCATCTATCCCTTTTTTGTTCAAGATGTTACAGATACCACTGCCGCGCCTTAATAAGCAGCATGAACTTACTGACTATATACATGGGGGCTGTTCTATAGAAAAACGATGGTGGCCTATCGGCTGCACATACTCATGCAACCTGTGGGGAAATCATGGTCCAGCCCGATAGTTCTTGGCTGATATGTCACATCTATATGAAAAGGCAGCGTACACCATATGTCATCATCCCTCCATCCATTAGCATTGCAAGGGAAGTCGTCCTGGCCTTCCAGCCATTGGCAATGCAGGCGAAGGGCGCCAAGTCCGCTTTTTCGACTTCCTGGGGAAGCCATCCTCCCATAATAACTGCATCATGCCTCACTCTTTGGAGGAGGGATTTGATGAGTCAGCTGATGTTAAGGACAACAAGCATGGTGATGATGGCCATGGCAAGAACTAATCAAAGGATAGAACTTAATTGGGTGAgatgagaataaaatttgcaaaTGGGGGTGCCCCATTGCAAGGAAGACCTGTGagctatttatatgttttgtttttaagttcATGCTTGAGACTATGTTGTTATGTTTAAGTTGGAGACTTTGTTGGTTAATTAGTTTCAAGAAAGTCAAGTGTGCTTGGGCTGTAGGATTCTAAGATAAATTCACATTATTCATCATTTACAGTCAAATGTGTCTTCAATCAGCtcaacatatttaattattttacctTCTAAATAGTGGGAAGGTAACATACCGTTCCATCtatggaagaaaaatatttgttacataattatttgatgcctaattaatagatatttAACAATTATTTGGTATCTATTTCCTCCATATTAAAAGACAACcagttctaatttttttatttgtgggAGTAATAATGCAGTGAAAATAGTATGGCTTCCAGGATAAAATGAGGGTGACTGGGAGTAGAATTAAATGATATGGTTCCTTACTGTTTGCTACAAAAATCAAACTGTAGACGCTCTTATGTTGGAAAGACAATAGTAATAGGTAATCACAATTATCATACCTAGTAAACGATACCTAACCCAATTCTTTGAATTTCACACCCCCCCCCATCATGTTAGAAAATGGACTGCTCACTGGCACTTAAACCGGCTTTGTGTCTGCTCCACAAGTATTCATTTTTATGCGTAATCTCAGAAGGACTTGACGACGCAGCCAGTATTTTACTTATATACCTATACACTATTGTACTATGGTTAAATTTTTGCTTAGCTTTTGAATCTGGTATTTATTAGTGTGGGTAGCATTTTTGATAAACCGACTTTGTGTCTGCCCCACAAgtattcatttttctaattttatgcGTACTCCCGGAAGGACTTGACGACACAGCCAGTATTTTACCTATGTACCTATACACTATTGTACTAtggttaaatttttgtttagcTTTTGCATCTGATATTTATTAGTGTGTGTAGCATTTAtgattttcatttatattttggccATGATTTCCTAGCTTATGTACCATTTATTATTTCGTATGTCCATTGGACGTGGAGAAATAATGAGTCCTGCAATCAAGAGTTTTAACACATATATGTAGTGCAAGGAAAATTCTGATGCAAAAAGTAATGGTGGGTCAGTGATTGTTAGAGGGTAAGGTTCAGAGAAATTTGAAGAAACAATGTTTTATGAGGAGCACCCCAGTGCTACCTggcaaataattaattgtgGTTAACATTTATTGAGGCGTACAGCTAGCATTAAACTCACATTCTTCAACACAAGCCTCCTATTGTATGACcatcaaacaagaaaaaaaaaagaaaagctctACCAACCATCCAAAAATGAGCCAATTCAACAAGCTTACAaacatggtttacacatccTTTAATTCCAGCCTTAATAGCTATGCACCCACCGTTTTCCTAGTCATCACTGTTGTGCACATCTCGTCATTGTTATGTCCTCCCCCATAATAAAGCACCAAACCATGAGGCGAGGTAGAGTGAGACTAACCGGTTGGATAAGAACTCAAGGAATGGAAAAGGCACAAAAATTCAGAAGAAACTGACGCTGTGATCATCACCCATCCCTTCACCACAAACCCCATGCATCTCCAGGTTTTCCATCTTTTAGGCTTTTGTGTgttactgcatgcatgcactaaTGGACGGTAGCTAGGACACTAGTCGGTGCTTTTGTGTGAGCTGAGTGTGTCAGAGAAAGAAGTATGCATATGAACTCATACGGCACCCACAGTTGCCTATACATACAGGTGGAAAGGTGAGTTGGACACACCCAAGCTGGGTGCTATAAATACAGCCCCCTCTCACCATCCATCTTCATCACCACAGCCCCTTTGTGACCATCCATATGTTTGAGTGACACTCCACAGTCCAGGGCAAGTGACCAAGCTAGAAAAGTATGTCCGGTGCCGGAGTTTGCGTCCCCTTGGTGAGTGGTGCGACGGCGATGCATCTCTCCGCTGGGTGCATGTTCCGCCCAGCCGATGGTgaactaatcatggactaccTCTACCCCCGTGCCCTTAACATGTTGCTGCCCTCCAGCGTTATCCCTGATGTCAACATCCTGCGCCACAACCCCTAGGACATCGTCCCaggtaaatatattttcacaaCATTTACCCCCTGCCAGTCttgatttgtatatatgtttctattgatagctagctagatttgttgcttggttttggttttttgcGTTATTTGTTATGCCTCTATTCTTATGTGATATCATGGTGATCATGGACACAGGTGGAGTGACGGAGGGAGGTACTTCTTCACGAAGAAGGAGACCAAGTACCCCGGAAGCCAGCGCAGCAACCGTGTCGCCATTGATGGGTTCTGGAGGTTTGCAGGATCGGAGAAACCTGTCTACTACAACCCAGCAGATGGCGGTGACCGCATGCTGGTGGGCATGAAACGCACCTTGACGTTTCACTACAGAATCTCACGGACCAGATGGGGCATGACAGAGTTTCGCCTCGCCAGTTCTGGTCTCCTGCCTTGCCCCGTCATGAAGCGTGTCATCGGCGACGGATCCAACCCGCCCTGCAACTGTGCCGAAGCAACCATCGTGAAGGTAAGAGAGGACTCGAGACACTTTTCTTGACATTTTAGTCTTGGATCATCTTGATTTCCTCCGTAAATTGAATCCAGCCTGATCATGGTAATGTTCTTGTATCATCATGATTTCCTCCGTAAATTGAAATTGTCGCAAAGATGGTAATGTTCTAGACATTTTATTGACATTTAGTCTTGGATCATTTTGGGGAATCCGGTAAATATGATGATCTAATTTGTTGCCGCTTAGAATACGTGTTGCTAGATCTATAGTTTGCCGACTGTTGACATGCAAAGCGTGGGATCTATACATGATTCAAATTTTCTTGTCATATAGtaggatttatatttatttgtaatagCAGAGTACCATGACTTTATGTTAGAAGAATCTAGtgatttatattaatttttttcatgacatGGCATATAGCGGTTCTGAGATCTataattgattttaatttGTCAAGAAGAATAGAGAGGCTTGTTGTTGGCTTCCAAGAAATGAACTACTTTAATGAACACTATGTGTTGCTAGCTTGTTTCTCTCAGGATTATATCAGATAATGTATCGATCATTTACTTGTCAAAGttattgtctttttttcaACTGAACAATGGGGAATACTCATTTTCCAACATCATGAAGAAAATTAGACGACAGAAATAAGTTAGCACGTACATCTTTTTCATTCATTCACCATTCATTAGAATCACTAAAcaaggcatatatatatacacacaaacTATTCCTCTCTACTAATACTTCATCTATCTGTTGTAGTTGTACATGTTATATATGCCAGTGTTGCACCTTCAGCAACATCCATTTGACAGAGAATCTGATGACTGTTTTACAGACAAACGATGCTCTCTCTGCGGTTCTTCGTTACGCACTCTCTCTTGCCCCCCTTGTGAAAACCTCTATCAAACCTGATGGATCATGGCTTATCTGCCGCATCTACAGGAAGAGGCAGCGTGCACCGCGTGTCGTTGTTCCCCCAGCCATTGCAAATGCAGGGGAAGAAAATGTTGCCCCTCCTGCCAATGACAATGCAAGAGAAGCTCAAGTTCACTTTGTTGATTTCATGAGGCAGGCACCACACCTTGACCAATCCTCCCCCTGTAGCTGTATCATGGACCCTGCTTTGGAGGAGAGGAGTGATGAATCTGCTGGTGGCAGCAATGAAAAGGATCAGGAGGCGAACAGCGCGGCCAAATGATCAAAAGAAGAAAGTCAACTAAGTCAGTAACAAAAATGTAAGCTTGGTGCCCCAATGCCAGTAAGAGGATCGATGCCAGCTATGGAAGTATTAGTAAGGTCTAGCTTGTTGTGGACTGTGTTCTATTTAAGTTGGAGTATACTCAATGTTGTTCAAGCCGGAGAACTATGGGTTTCAGTTTAAGTTGGAGTCTAATCTAAGTTAATAGTTTCAAGGAATTAAAGCATGTTTTGGTTCTTGAATAAAAACATAAGTTGTCCCAGATGAAAGAAGTCCAAGTGAGGTTTCTGGAAACCGTTGTATCTTCCTGTATTcaacatattaatattatatatgccATCTTTGTATCATGCCACATGCATTTGTGTGAGGCTCGTGACTATATATTATACCTCATTTCTATTGccatattgatttttttttccagttgATCTATTGCATTGTTGTTTTGTGCTTGATGCTGTTGCTATCCACATGTGAGAACTATATGCATGGAGGTGCAGAGTTTTTAATTCTTTGATCCCGATGTATGTCTGCATGCTCCAGTGCAGGGGATCGAGATACTGAGTTTCTTTTAgctcttttgttttattatttttacgcTGCACGCGTATGGTGACAGACGATTGCGCTTTTAAGTGGTTAAGCTATgtaattgtttgacttttatatGGAGAGAATTATACCATGTATTGTAACAACACGTACAATGAACGGATTATCATCCACATATCACGACGGTTCAAAGTCTTTTACTGGCACTTTTTTGTTGGGGCGCAGGGAAGTTAATTAGCATTTTACCAATCAAAAGAATACTTGTGAGTGAAAAAATAACTACGATCTCCAGAGTAAAAGTTTACTCCAGGTTTATGGAGTACACATCAGAAGTAAAAATGTTactactaataaaaaaatgcatgttaGCAAAATTACCACCGAATGAAACAAAATGAACTGGTGGAGTAAACATTTTATCCGACAtaggccgtgttcgtcccccacCCATAATTTAACTTAACCATTCATTTTCCGCACGCACACCtaccaaactgttaaacggtgtatttttttaaaaaatctataagaaagttacttaaaaaatcgtattaatctattttatatttttaataattaataattaattaatcatatacagTACGTTTTCTGCACcgggtaaattaacttatcaaCCCCTCTAACAAACGCGGCCATAGAATGGGAGGAGAAACAAAAGAGACCTGAAGGGTGAGAGTGAAAACGGGGGAAAAAACTATGCAGTACAAACGTGAGGGAGGGGGCatttataacataaaaaataaaattgtggGAAGTGCCCGATTTGGCATTGGTCTTTTTACATACGTAGTAAAAAGGATTGCCGTAATCACAACCGACTGTGATTAATTACGGTAGGAATAATGGCCATTTGTCGAGGGCAtaattgcaaactaaacatgcTTGTCTCAAGCCAATGATGTTTACCAGTTACAAATGGttatgaaaaaacaatattaattGTTCTCATATGTCATATCATGATCATTATTGGATCCTTAAATTGATCATTGGTGCCGTAAtatctgtatatatattaatttttttagcaaaaaaattgCAAGTACATCTATCTATGATCCAAAAGATGGAAACAgtttcttagaaaaaaaaactggttgTAGTAGCCAATTGTGCACAGATCCAATGAACCAATGTTGTTCCACGTGAAGGAATATTGCTGATTTTagatgtaaaataatttacttaattttttctgagctaaaacctaaaaataaaatgaattattattttcttactTATCCTGGTTTTATGGTCTAAATGTATCAAATAAGTCTACATCCTTATAAAAACCACAATAATTTTCTTAGTGAATATATAGTTAAGCCGGCCAACAGCCTTAATCAGTAAATcaacatttataaatttcaTTTGCACTCAATACACGCTCAACATATGTAGTGGCGGTGTTTcattaaacattaaatatgtaGTGCTTTTTTAACGGCGGCTCAAACAGTAAACCAATTCAACAAGCTCACCAATGCATTCACATTCACCAGCAGACTCACATATTTTCAGTTTAACAACGATGCCACGTACATATTTATgtgatatatgcatgcatgacaaagtgactgataaataaataaatactaaaagGTTAGATGACTAATTATTAACACTCtatctgataaaaaaatagctaGCTAAAGTTGCAAAATTTCAATAACctattttgtattaaaaataaatttataaaatctaataagtttatattattatggtACGACTTTCCGAGAAAAAATTGTGTACGTATTATCTGTGTTGTGTTTAaccaaaacattaaaaaattatccatGATCAAACTTAACGATCgagtttgatcaaatattacatgTCATATTTTTGACGGAGGCAGTTGCTACCAAAAAGCGCTAAAAACTTCTCCGTAATATTAATAGCAAAAGCAGATAAAAAAGATAGGACCCTACTTTCCCGCCATCTCGTGGTGCATGCATCCACCTCTATTTATCTCCCTCatccgcctcctctcctcctcgtctccgCCTCGCGCGAGACCACCACCCAAATTAACCTTGCGGCCATCCTTTTCGCCCTCCGCCATGGGCTGCTCGACGTCCAAGCTTGAGCCAGAGGACCAGCTTGACgtggcgccggcgtcgtcgaagccggcggcgccacggcGCGGCTTCGCCAGCGACCTCTTCGGCCGCGCCAGGAGGAGCAACAACGTCAGCAAGAGCAGCGgcaccgacgtcgccgccggcgaccatcCGCAGAAGCAGCAACAGAAACAGCAGGAGGAGGGGCAGCCGCGGCAGCAAGCAACGAAgaagggcggcgccggcggtgccaCCGGGCGCGAGCTGGCGCGGTCGCCGGGGTCGCCGAGCTTCCGGTACTACTGCGAgaacgccgccggcgccgccgccttcgctgAGCCCAAGAAGGAGCGGCGGTAGGGACGCGtgcatgcgccgccgccgcgcgcggcacACGTCGTACCGATGCAAATCGAGACGAGCTCCTGGAGTTCCCTTTTCATGCATGGTGAGTTGATTCTTGATTGTTCTGGTGTTCTGCAGGTGAAGATTAATTTCGACTCAGTCTGATGTCTGTATTTTACACCGTCTTTGATCGTGCTGAAACATACAtgatcaattaattttttgatcaCTCATACTATTGTTACTGTTTATTTTACATCAGTACAGGCATTGCAAAAGCACAAATTAGGCGATAAATTCACGTTCTTTCTCGCCTGTGTCCATGGACCAAAGATTCAAAGGCAACGCAAAGATGATCGAAGAAGAACGAAGTTGTACAAATATCTCAAGGAGATGTTCAATGGACACAGGCGAGAAAATGACAAATTTGGTATGTTACACACATCCAACGATCAGTTAATGTAACACAAAAAACAATCAACACACGATCCTCATGTTACACATAGTTCGGGCTAAATTTGTTtgtgtgtatacacaattgtTTGAATCAGTAACTTAACCCAAGCTTTGCTTACAAATCAATTAgagcgcatatatatatatatatatatatatatatatatatatatatatatatatatatatatgaagtctCTATCTCACTACattgtagctactcccttcacgtctaaggtgcagaaacacctctatacatatttcttctctcttccaacagaaagtataaattctatacatgtagttatatcattcacataatatttaataatgtctatactttttattgggtGGTAGcaaaaatagttatgaaaatgtttttatcatagacatgcagggagtagctacaacTGGTAGTaagatctaattttcatatatatatatatatatatatatatatatatatatatatcatataggCATTTACTCTCTTCCCATGTAACAATAATTCCTGAGTAGTTTGATTTGGCTTTGAGTTGCCTAGGATggaccaaaaatatatttgaaataatctAATTGCTTAGCATGCATCAAagctaatttaattttctGTTGTAGATCGATGCcactataattttaataagcTTAGTCACACTTACAAGTAGTTTGATTAGAACAAACCCAAAACAACTTGTAACATATATGGCCGGAACACagggaatatatatacatatagctTGGAAACTATTCCGGGTTAATTTCatgaaggaaaaataattaatactgaTCATGAGCTTAATTTAAACCAGATGTTTTTAAGTTGCTGGTTTAAATTTCAACAAAATCTGAACGCTATACCTGATAAATGTGTCCGAGCCGGTTTGTCTGCGAGATCTAGCTATAGCGATGTTAAAAGCAATGAAACCAACATGGAAGAACGGCAGCAGCAGTTGTTAATTAAAGAAGTTAGCAGCTAGCGAAGATATATACTTGGAAGTCCACCGATCGAGCTTGTAGAAAATTTGGAGAAATATGCAGTTTCATGAGAAGCTAGTGATCCAACCAGATAAgcattattcatatatatatatatatatatatatagacagaTATATATGGTGTACAATTAACACATCAAATCATGCCAGAACAGGGTGAGTTTCGCTATTAATTATATGAGTACTTCACATGCAGTTCACACAtactatatgcatgcatgcaatgcaagtcATCCtactttagtttttttccaaGAGAATTGTTCATCCCTAGTCGATCATCCGGTCAAATCGATCGGAGAAAACAAGTCCCCTCTGTGGCTCTGTCTAGTCTCTTCCACACGTCTTAACCGAAGAACAGTATCGCCATTAAATCGATACTGCctctgcttaattaattagcacatatatatgtaattactGTTAGCTGCTGTTATTTCTGGCTGATGAAAAAGATAGTATACCACGTAACATCGTCTTCGTCCCAATATAAATGTGTtcttaattttagtttaaatttgaaccggaataatatagctatattttgggattaGACGAGGAGCAAAGAGGGAGTAGATCGAAGAGAACACGATATAAACATAGCACTGGACGGCACATACagcaacaaaattaattaagcgcGTAATCTAGTTAGTAACATCTACTCTGTACACACTGTAATATATACCGTACGTATAAGCGCTCTATTTAAGGTGGCCTACAATATGTTTTTCTTCTGCGAATTTAAGAGCATTCCTaactaatactccctccatattttatttatatgacgtcgttgacttttagatccacgtttgacctttcgtcttattaaaaaaattatataattattaattatttcgttataatatgatttattatatagaaacttGAAGTAtgctttattattttgtatatttagatataaattttgaataagatgaacggtcaaacataaattgaaaagtcaacggtgtcatataaaaaaatatggagggagtataatctTTTCgtctaaaagtaattttatttttcatccatccCACACCCAccaatataaaagaaaacgaagaaagtattttttacattataaaattttgatgtaatTGTCTCTCACTTTATATAGTTccaaatacattttttctatttttatgaaCTTCAGTGCAATGATTActtaaagataaatttattttaagacaaacaagataaaacaaatatgatcTTGTTGTTTCGGGACAAGGTAGTATATACCAGCACAAATCTAGCCATGTTTCAGCTTAAACTAATAAATGGATAAATGTGCATGTTTCTCGAACTCCTAATATGTGCTttttgtaagattttctgtatataaattttctaatatgtgcttttaagattttctgtatataaatttcttaGAATACGTACTGCTTTAAGTCTATTTGTcaactttataatatttaattcattcattcaaTGTACCCTCGAATAATTattactatatataaatattttttctaaaacataaTGATTTATGAATCCAAAGTGTCAAACGATCAAAGTATTTCTAGAATAAGATGAAGCAAATATAGCATGAACTAAATGGAATTCTACACGACTACACGGCACACGCACATTCTA is part of the Oryza brachyantha chromosome 11, ObraRS2, whole genome shotgun sequence genome and encodes:
- the LOC102722538 gene encoding LOW QUALITY PROTEIN: NAC domain-containing protein 83-like (The sequence of the model RefSeq protein was modified relative to this genomic sequence to represent the inferred CDS: substituted 1 base at 1 genomic stop codon): MAGSGVFMTLLNVTTVHLPTGYVFRPSDGELVLHYLYRRAIQVPLLCDFIIDVEILRHNPWDIVRVVDEKNGKHFFTRKERKHPGDHRSNRATGNGFWRSAGSEAPVXYSAGGGAEEVLVGMKRTLVFHYGKPSSAERTEWAMQEFRLAC
- the LOC107305276 gene encoding uncharacterized protein LOC107305276, which gives rise to MGCSTSKLEPEDQLDVAPASSKPAAPRRGFASDLFGRARRSNNVSKSSGTDVAAGDHPQKQQQKQQEEGQPRQQATKKGGAGGATGRELARSPGSPSFRYYCENAAGAAAFAEPKKERR